The Thermoclostridium stercorarium subsp. stercorarium DSM 8532 genome contains a region encoding:
- a CDS encoding polyribonucleotide nucleotidyltransferase has product MKREFSIDVAGRKLTVEVGQLAQFANGSALVRYGDTVVLSTATMAPEPREGIDFFPLNVDYEEKLYSVGKIPGGFIKREGKPSDSAILTARVIDRQIRPRFPKDLRNDVSVVNMVLSVEQDNSPEFAAIIGTIVSLCISDIPFNGPIAGVILGLVDGEVVINPTLEQRKKSRMYVTLSADREKIVMIEAGANEVPEDVMMQAIRKGHEEIRRLIDFIDGIVKEVGKEKITYVSMAVPQEIYDEVESLCKEELTNALMTADKAEREKNVEEISKKVHETLDEKYPEAVTQISDALYKLQRKIVRDKLLHEKKRVDGRGLMDIRPLHAEVGILPRTHGSALFQRGHTQVLTNVTLGPLGDVQLLDGVDVEETKRYMHHYNFPGFSVGEAKPARGPGRREIGHGALAERALEPVIPPESEFPYAIRLVSEVLMSNGSTSQASVCGSTLALMDAGVPIREPVAGISAGLVVDEENPDNFITFIDIQGIEDFFGDMDFKVAGTKNGITAIQVDIKVDGLTYEMVEQAFEITRQGRLKILNDVILKVIDKPRDHLSPYAPKVFTTTIDIDKIREVIGPGGKVIQRIIADTGVKIDIEDDGKVYVSTSDEEAGKRAIEMIEGIAGEVKIGQQFTGKVTRIMNFGALVEFLPGKEGMVHISKLSNRRVRKVEDVVKVGDRIPVKVIAIDKQGRVNLSMKDCK; this is encoded by the coding sequence ATGAAGAGAGAGTTTTCGATTGATGTAGCCGGAAGAAAGTTAACTGTAGAAGTCGGCCAGCTTGCGCAGTTCGCAAATGGCTCAGCTTTGGTAAGATACGGGGATACGGTGGTGCTGTCAACCGCTACAATGGCTCCGGAACCAAGGGAAGGAATAGATTTTTTCCCGCTCAATGTTGATTATGAAGAAAAACTGTATTCCGTCGGAAAAATCCCCGGTGGTTTTATTAAAAGAGAGGGTAAACCTTCAGACAGCGCAATACTTACCGCAAGGGTAATAGATCGCCAGATACGTCCAAGGTTTCCGAAGGATCTCAGAAACGATGTATCGGTAGTAAACATGGTGCTGTCGGTTGAACAGGATAATTCACCTGAATTTGCTGCAATTATTGGAACAATTGTGTCACTGTGCATTTCGGATATTCCGTTTAACGGGCCTATCGCAGGTGTGATTCTGGGACTTGTAGACGGTGAAGTGGTAATAAACCCGACGCTGGAACAGCGCAAGAAAAGCCGGATGTATGTAACTCTATCCGCCGACAGGGAAAAGATTGTGATGATAGAAGCGGGTGCGAATGAAGTCCCTGAAGATGTAATGATGCAGGCGATAAGGAAAGGCCATGAGGAAATAAGAAGGCTGATTGACTTTATCGACGGCATTGTAAAAGAGGTAGGAAAGGAAAAAATCACCTACGTTTCCATGGCAGTGCCTCAGGAAATCTATGATGAAGTTGAAAGCCTCTGTAAGGAAGAGTTAACCAATGCGCTCATGACTGCGGATAAGGCCGAACGGGAGAAAAATGTGGAAGAGATATCCAAGAAGGTCCACGAAACCCTTGACGAAAAATACCCTGAAGCGGTTACGCAGATTTCCGATGCGCTTTACAAGCTGCAAAGGAAGATTGTTCGTGATAAGTTACTGCATGAAAAGAAACGTGTGGACGGAAGAGGCCTGATGGATATAAGGCCGCTTCACGCCGAAGTGGGAATATTACCGAGGACGCACGGTTCGGCTCTGTTCCAGAGAGGACATACGCAGGTTCTTACAAACGTAACCCTTGGTCCCCTTGGAGACGTCCAGCTGCTGGACGGTGTGGATGTGGAAGAGACAAAGCGTTATATGCACCACTATAATTTCCCTGGTTTCAGTGTGGGCGAAGCAAAGCCTGCCCGCGGTCCCGGAAGAAGGGAAATCGGTCATGGTGCTCTTGCAGAGCGTGCCCTTGAGCCGGTTATTCCTCCGGAATCAGAATTCCCGTATGCAATCCGCCTTGTTTCTGAAGTTTTAATGTCTAACGGTTCGACTTCGCAGGCAAGTGTCTGCGGAAGCACTCTGGCCTTGATGGATGCGGGTGTACCCATCAGGGAGCCGGTTGCAGGAATATCCGCAGGGCTTGTTGTGGATGAGGAAAATCCGGATAATTTTATAACATTCATAGATATCCAGGGAATTGAAGACTTTTTCGGAGACATGGACTTCAAGGTGGCAGGAACGAAGAACGGCATTACCGCCATACAGGTGGATATAAAAGTTGACGGGCTTACTTATGAGATGGTAGAACAGGCTTTTGAAATTACGCGGCAGGGAAGGCTGAAGATACTGAATGACGTAATCCTGAAGGTAATAGACAAGCCAAGGGATCATCTGTCTCCTTATGCGCCGAAAGTGTTTACTACGACGATAGATATTGATAAAATCCGTGAGGTTATCGGGCCGGGCGGTAAGGTTATTCAACGTATTATCGCCGATACCGGCGTAAAAATAGACATTGAAGATGACGGAAAGGTTTATGTGTCCACGTCGGATGAAGAGGCAGGAAAGAGGGCAATTGAAATGATAGAGGGAATTGCGGGCGAAGTAAAAATTGGCCAGCAGTTCACCGGTAAGGTAACGCGTATCATGAATTTCGGCGCTCTCGTTGAGTTCCTCCCCGGAAAGGAAGGAATGGTGCACATTTCAAAACTGTCCAACAGACGTGTAAGGAAAGTGGAAGATGTTGTCAAGGTGGGAGACAGAATACCCGTTAAGGTAATAGCAATCGATAAGCAGGGAAGAGTAAATCTTTCAATGAAGGATTGCAAATAA
- the glgA gene encoding glycogen synthase GlgA → MGKNLKVLFVSAEVAPYAKTGGLADVAGSLPEVLSGMGIDIRVVFPGYRGIDAEQEYVADFPVTIGNRLETCILKRIKDAPVTTYTVNNYCYYYRDGIYMHHDDGERFSFLCRASLDLCRAIGFKPDIIHMNDWHSGPVALLLKEQYKQRDSFFSNIKTVLTIHNLEYQGHFEKDILFLLGLPEELFTPEGVEFYGKFNFLKAGILYADKINTVSPTYSEEILTPEYGEGLEGVLFNRRKDLCGILNGISHSQFNPETDVYLKYGYNEENLSGKRRNKSLLQAELGLPVENVPVVGVVHRLVLQKGLDLVIKAFDKMMELRIQFILLGTGDPNLEKCFVSLMHKYPRQVAVRIEFNEELAHKIYSGSDIFLMPSRFEPCGLGQMISLRYGTIPLVRETGGLKDTVIDIGRDLTRGNGFTFSEYTPYAFLGALQRAVEVYRNKPGLWLAMVKRGLKTDFSWENSAKQYLNIYNSALRE, encoded by the coding sequence ATGGGGAAAAATCTGAAAGTGCTGTTTGTCTCTGCGGAAGTTGCGCCTTATGCTAAAACAGGCGGTCTTGCCGATGTGGCGGGTTCTCTTCCCGAAGTCCTTTCGGGGATGGGGATCGATATACGGGTTGTTTTTCCCGGATACAGGGGAATAGATGCCGAACAGGAGTATGTTGCCGACTTCCCTGTTACAATTGGAAACCGCCTTGAGACATGTATATTAAAGAGAATTAAGGATGCTCCGGTAACCACTTATACCGTCAATAATTACTGCTATTATTACAGGGACGGCATTTACATGCATCATGACGACGGGGAGAGATTTTCCTTTCTGTGCAGGGCAAGCCTTGATTTATGCAGGGCAATTGGTTTCAAACCCGATATAATTCACATGAACGACTGGCATTCCGGGCCGGTTGCGCTGTTGTTAAAGGAACAGTATAAACAAAGGGATTCTTTTTTCAGTAACATAAAAACTGTATTAACCATTCACAATCTTGAATATCAGGGCCATTTTGAAAAGGACATACTGTTTTTGCTGGGACTGCCCGAAGAGTTGTTCACGCCTGAAGGAGTGGAATTTTACGGCAAGTTTAACTTCCTGAAAGCCGGAATTCTTTACGCGGACAAGATTAACACCGTAAGCCCCACTTATTCCGAAGAGATTCTTACGCCCGAATACGGCGAAGGGCTGGAAGGGGTTTTATTCAACAGAAGAAAGGATCTTTGCGGAATACTTAACGGTATAAGCCATTCCCAGTTTAACCCTGAAACTGATGTCTATTTGAAGTATGGGTATAATGAAGAAAATTTAAGCGGAAAAAGGCGGAACAAGAGCCTGCTCCAGGCTGAACTCGGACTTCCCGTGGAAAATGTTCCGGTTGTGGGAGTGGTGCACCGGCTTGTGTTGCAGAAGGGCCTGGATTTGGTTATAAAAGCATTCGATAAAATGATGGAGTTGAGAATTCAGTTTATATTGCTGGGAACGGGAGATCCCAACCTGGAGAAATGTTTTGTGTCATTAATGCACAAATATCCCCGGCAGGTTGCAGTCAGAATAGAATTCAATGAGGAACTGGCGCACAAAATCTATTCGGGCAGTGATATTTTTCTTATGCCGTCAAGGTTCGAACCGTGCGGACTTGGACAAATGATAAGCCTGCGGTACGGTACAATACCGTTGGTGCGTGAAACCGGAGGGTTAAAAGACACGGTAATTGATATAGGCAGGGATTTGACAAGGGGAAACGGCTTTACTTTCAGCGAATATACCCCTTATGCCTTTTTAGGCGCGCTTCAAAGAGCGGTTGAGGTGTACAGAAACAAGCCCGGTTTGTGGCTTGCCATGGTGAAAAGGGGGCTGAAAACCGATTTTTCATGGGAAAATTCGGCAAAACAATATTTGAATATTTACAACAGCGCTTTAAGGGAGTAA
- the nth gene encoding endonuclease III, giving the protein MPSKETVNKIIEELERLYPDAGCSLTYSTPLQLLIATQLAAQCTDERVNIVTKELFKKYKTAEDFANADLKALEQDIRPTGFYRNKARNIKECCRMIIEKFNGEVPDSMEKLLMLPGVGRKTANVILGNIYNIPGIVVDTHAKRLSNRMGLTKEEDPVKIEFDLMKIIPREKWSKFSNQLVFHGRAVCKARKPDCEACSIRPYCVYGQKTLK; this is encoded by the coding sequence ATGCCAAGCAAGGAAACGGTGAACAAAATCATAGAAGAACTGGAAAGACTATATCCCGATGCGGGATGCAGCCTTACATACAGTACGCCGCTACAGCTTCTGATAGCAACTCAACTGGCTGCCCAGTGTACCGATGAACGGGTTAATATTGTTACAAAGGAGCTGTTTAAAAAATATAAAACGGCGGAAGACTTTGCAAACGCAGATCTTAAGGCCCTTGAGCAGGACATACGCCCTACGGGATTTTACAGAAACAAGGCGAGGAATATAAAAGAATGCTGCAGAATGATAATTGAGAAATTTAACGGCGAAGTACCCGACAGTATGGAGAAATTGTTAATGCTTCCTGGGGTGGGACGCAAAACGGCCAATGTTATTCTTGGAAATATTTATAATATTCCGGGAATTGTTGTTGACACTCATGCAAAGCGCCTGTCCAACCGCATGGGGTTAACCAAAGAGGAAGATCCCGTAAAAATAGAATTTGACCTGATGAAAATTATCCCAAGGGAAAAATGGAGTAAGTTCTCAAATCAGCTGGTTTTCCATGGACGCGCGGTATGTAAGGCCAGAAAACCCGATTGCGAGGCGTGTTCCATAAGGCCGTATTGCGTTTACGGGCAGAAAACGTTAAAATAA